Proteins encoded by one window of Pseudomonas tructae:
- a CDS encoding cysteine hydrolase family protein, with translation MSKQALIVIDIQNDYFPGGKWPLDGAEAAADNAAGILDAARARGDLVVHVRHEFESTDAPFFTPGSEGAQIHPKAAKRADESVVLKHKVNSFLGTELKQLLDKGQISDVTVIGSMSHMCIDAVSRAAADYGYGVTVVHDACATRALEFNGVKVPASQVHAAFMAALAFAYAQVISTEDYLTAAKR, from the coding sequence ATGAGCAAGCAGGCACTGATCGTCATCGACATCCAGAACGATTACTTCCCCGGCGGTAAATGGCCCCTGGATGGCGCCGAGGCGGCGGCCGACAATGCCGCCGGCATTCTTGATGCCGCCCGCGCCCGCGGCGACCTGGTGGTGCACGTGCGCCACGAGTTCGAGTCCACCGATGCGCCGTTTTTCACGCCTGGCTCCGAAGGCGCACAGATTCACCCCAAGGCAGCCAAGCGCGCAGATGAGTCAGTAGTCCTCAAGCACAAGGTCAACTCCTTTCTGGGCACCGAACTCAAGCAACTGCTTGATAAAGGACAAATCAGCGACGTCACGGTGATCGGCAGCATGAGCCACATGTGCATCGATGCCGTCAGCCGCGCGGCCGCCGATTACGGTTATGGCGTCACGGTGGTTCACGATGCCTGTGCAACTCGCGCTCTGGAGTTCAACGGAGTCAAAGTACCGGCATCGCAAGTGCATGCAGCCTTTATGGCGGCGCTGGCCTTCGCTTACGCGCAGGTGATCTCCACCGAGGACTATCTGACGGCCGCGAAGCGTTAA